In a single window of the Arthrobacter sp. StoSoilA2 genome:
- a CDS encoding LacI family DNA-binding transcriptional regulator, whose product MTNRSVGIKDVAAEAGVSVTTVSHVLNDVAYARVGARTRERVQEAAHRLGYGPNRLAQALRTQRSGMIGFISEEIATTPHAGRIILGSEETAKRRGYNIMIINSTSTSSQESKESQVADLLDRQVDGILYATMYHRKLTVPGNLAGLPAVLVDSEDISHTVSSVIPDEVGGARSAVQTLIDAGHTRIGMLNNTDDVPATHSRLRAFKETLADAGLPFHEQLVQSEHSEMPGGYQAALRLLKPESRPTAVFCYNDRMAMGAYRAAAELGLRIPEDISFVGFDNQELIAENLYPALTTVALPHYEMGAWATENLIDAIEGKTDLQLFATHPTVLPCPMVLRDSVASLPKDLR is encoded by the coding sequence GTGGGTATCAAGGATGTGGCGGCAGAGGCCGGGGTTTCGGTCACCACCGTCTCCCACGTCCTGAACGATGTTGCCTACGCCCGGGTCGGCGCCAGAACCAGGGAACGGGTCCAGGAAGCCGCGCACCGTCTGGGGTACGGCCCTAACCGGCTGGCACAAGCCCTGCGGACGCAACGTTCAGGGATGATCGGGTTCATCAGCGAGGAAATCGCTACCACGCCGCATGCAGGCAGGATCATCCTCGGCTCAGAGGAAACTGCCAAGCGCCGGGGCTACAACATCATGATCATCAACTCCACCAGCACCAGCTCCCAGGAGTCCAAGGAAAGCCAGGTGGCGGACCTGCTGGACCGGCAAGTGGACGGCATCCTGTACGCCACGATGTATCACCGGAAGCTGACTGTGCCCGGGAATCTGGCAGGACTGCCTGCAGTCCTGGTGGACTCCGAAGACATCAGCCACACTGTTTCCTCCGTCATCCCCGACGAGGTGGGTGGAGCAAGGTCGGCCGTGCAGACATTGATCGACGCCGGCCACACCCGGATCGGGATGCTGAACAACACCGACGACGTGCCTGCAACCCACTCCCGGTTGCGCGCCTTCAAGGAAACGTTGGCAGACGCCGGGCTGCCGTTCCACGAACAACTGGTCCAGTCCGAGCATTCGGAGATGCCTGGTGGCTACCAGGCGGCGCTGCGCCTGCTGAAACCTGAGAGCCGGCCAACGGCCGTGTTCTGCTACAACGACCGCATGGCCATGGGCGCCTACCGGGCCGCTGCGGAACTCGGTCTCAGGATTCCGGAGGACATCTCCTTCGTCGGTTTCGACAACCAGGAGCTCATTGCCGAAAACCTTTACCCTGCGCTGACAACGGTGGCACTGCCACACTACGAGATGGGCGCATGGGCAACGGAAAACCTGATCGATGCCATCGAAGGGAAAACCGACCTGCAGCTGTTCGCCACCCACCCCACCGTTCTTCCCTGCCCCATGGTTCTTCGCGATTCCGTCGCATCCCTCCCGAAAGACCTCCGATGA
- a CDS encoding glycoside hydrolase family 32 protein has product MTETTTHRAGPGEDAAPSVRPILHYTARNTWLNDPNGLVWHGGLYHLFYQNNPFDNVWGNMSWGHATSTDLLHWTEHPVAIACDEEEDVFSGSIVVDHGNTSGFGTKEDPALVAIYTSAFKEGSTHRGTQAQSLAFSTDGGMTWSKYAGNPVLGRGSAHFRDPKVFRYEGSAGSCWVMVAVEAQHQQVVMYRSDNLKDWEYLSTFGPANSSEGEWECPDLFPLPVDGNPENVKWVLVVNVNPGAVAGGSGGQYFVGHFDGVRFTADPDSLVSPDADGTIDLRQCLWLDWGRDYYAAVSFSDTPDNRRIMIGWMNNWDYANSLPTAPWRSGMSLAREVELATVEGLPRLVQQPVLLPVLPLDSGTPASILQDAELHDSAVQLPDAMTGSAQLIEAEILPGSARTIAFRLLCAPDGSAATVLSFDAVTSQLILDRRNSGNTAFHEKFASAESAPVKLDGGVLRLRIIVDQSVEVFAQDGSVVLSDLVFPLPGSLGTDLRVEGGTATVRKLAVSSLS; this is encoded by the coding sequence ATGACTGAAACAACAACCCACCGTGCCGGTCCCGGCGAAGACGCCGCCCCATCGGTGCGCCCGATCCTTCACTACACGGCCAGGAACACCTGGCTGAACGACCCCAACGGACTGGTTTGGCACGGGGGCCTCTACCACCTCTTCTACCAAAACAACCCGTTCGACAACGTCTGGGGCAACATGTCCTGGGGGCATGCCACCTCAACAGACCTCCTGCACTGGACTGAACACCCGGTTGCCATCGCCTGCGACGAGGAAGAAGACGTGTTTTCCGGCAGCATCGTGGTGGACCACGGCAATACGTCGGGCTTCGGCACAAAGGAAGATCCGGCGTTGGTGGCCATCTACACGAGCGCCTTCAAGGAAGGCTCGACGCATCGAGGGACACAGGCCCAGTCCCTCGCGTTCTCCACGGATGGCGGCATGACCTGGAGCAAATATGCAGGCAATCCGGTGCTTGGCCGGGGCTCGGCCCATTTCCGGGATCCCAAGGTTTTCCGCTATGAGGGATCTGCCGGGTCCTGCTGGGTGATGGTGGCCGTGGAGGCCCAGCATCAGCAGGTTGTTATGTACCGCTCGGACAATCTGAAGGACTGGGAATACCTGAGTACTTTCGGCCCCGCGAACTCGTCGGAAGGCGAATGGGAATGCCCGGACTTGTTCCCGCTCCCCGTCGATGGCAATCCGGAGAACGTCAAGTGGGTCCTGGTGGTTAACGTCAATCCTGGTGCCGTGGCCGGTGGCTCGGGAGGGCAGTACTTCGTGGGCCACTTCGATGGCGTGCGGTTTACTGCCGATCCTGATTCGCTCGTTTCACCGGACGCTGACGGGACCATCGATCTCAGGCAATGCCTGTGGCTGGACTGGGGACGTGACTACTATGCAGCGGTCTCCTTCAGCGACACTCCGGACAACCGCCGCATCATGATCGGTTGGATGAACAACTGGGACTATGCCAACTCCTTGCCTACGGCCCCGTGGCGCTCGGGCATGTCGCTTGCCCGCGAGGTTGAACTCGCGACTGTAGAGGGCTTGCCGCGCCTGGTGCAGCAGCCGGTGCTTCTGCCGGTGTTGCCGCTGGATTCCGGGACGCCGGCCAGCATTCTTCAGGATGCCGAACTTCACGACTCCGCGGTGCAACTGCCCGACGCCATGACCGGATCAGCCCAGCTGATCGAGGCTGAGATCCTGCCCGGCTCGGCCCGGACCATTGCGTTCAGGCTTTTGTGCGCCCCGGACGGGAGCGCCGCAACGGTTCTCAGCTTTGATGCCGTAACGAGTCAGCTCATCCTGGATCGCCGCAATTCCGGCAACACTGCCTTCCACGAAAAGTTTGCGTCGGCAGAGTCGGCGCCAGTGAAGCTCGACGGCGGTGTGCTGAGGCTGCGTATTATCGTGGACCAGTCGGTGGAGGTCTTCGCCCAAGACGGCAGCGTTGTCCTGAGTGATCTTGTTTTTCCCCTGCCCGGGAGCCTGGGCACAGATCTGCGCGTGGAAGGCGGCACGGCCACTGTCCGGAAACTGGCCGTCAGCTCACTGTCCTGA
- a CDS encoding DUF5107 domain-containing protein: MAATSPSHPTVTTISLTMADIGPLNPLPVVAAELDQPYTVGEGVPEELQAAARYGVVPNVFPYLMQDGYSREAAPKELPAVVLENSKLKATVIPSLGGRIWELFDKATAKQLLHTHDAPQLANIALRKAWFAGGLEWNIGTRGHSPTSCDPLHTAIVHTADGKHILRVWEFERLREVVFQVDIWLPAESEVLFAAVRIRNPNDHDVPMYWWSNAAIPETDRTRVIAPADEAFGSDYATDITRVRPTNHNGYDGTWLVNSPHAADFFFDIDPSERRWVVAADDDGDGLAMLSTSRLRGKKLFVWGQGQGGKRWQQWLSPGAGPYAEIQAGLARTQFEHLSMPAGAEWSWVEAYGNGHLDPETSHGSDWDAAVAHAGQRLEELLAHEDLKAMLPAAITDADVPPSTMVLHGSGWGVVERARRRTTDKGWIDESGTPFVDESITGEQEPWLELLKGKAFDGAPGFVAGADWEELLAGQESPEARFHVATMRHARQDLEGAKAAYRGVLAAEGVQQRTLALAHRGLGLALLADGIDGEGLDELRSGVQADPSNRALLTEAVTLSIRHDHPAQALELLESAPRLESERRLESEPKLESEPKEGGAVGRLRFLKALALARVGKAGDAAAILREGVEIPDLREGEDAIAALWEEVCPGEPVPFDYQFGMH; this comes from the coding sequence ATGGCCGCCACGTCACCTTCCCATCCCACTGTCACCACCATTTCTCTGACGATGGCCGATATTGGCCCACTGAACCCCTTGCCCGTGGTGGCCGCGGAGCTCGATCAGCCGTACACCGTGGGCGAGGGAGTGCCGGAAGAACTTCAGGCGGCCGCCCGCTACGGTGTAGTGCCCAATGTGTTCCCGTACCTCATGCAGGATGGCTATAGCCGGGAGGCGGCACCCAAGGAGCTGCCCGCCGTCGTGCTTGAGAACAGCAAACTCAAGGCGACCGTCATACCGTCCCTGGGCGGCCGTATTTGGGAATTGTTCGATAAAGCGACGGCTAAGCAGCTCCTCCACACGCACGACGCGCCCCAGCTGGCCAACATCGCGCTGCGAAAGGCGTGGTTCGCGGGAGGCTTGGAGTGGAACATTGGCACGCGCGGCCACTCGCCCACCAGCTGCGATCCACTGCACACGGCGATCGTCCACACCGCGGACGGAAAGCACATCCTTCGCGTGTGGGAGTTCGAACGGCTCCGGGAAGTGGTGTTCCAAGTGGACATATGGTTGCCTGCCGAATCGGAGGTGCTGTTCGCGGCGGTGCGCATCCGCAACCCGAATGACCATGACGTTCCCATGTATTGGTGGAGCAACGCAGCCATTCCGGAGACGGACCGCACCCGGGTGATCGCGCCGGCCGACGAAGCATTTGGCAGCGACTACGCCACGGACATCACCCGCGTCCGGCCGACAAACCACAACGGCTATGACGGCACGTGGTTGGTCAACAGCCCGCACGCCGCCGATTTCTTCTTTGATATTGATCCATCCGAACGTCGCTGGGTTGTGGCTGCGGACGACGACGGCGACGGGCTGGCGATGCTATCCACGAGCCGGCTGAGGGGCAAGAAGCTTTTCGTCTGGGGACAAGGCCAGGGCGGTAAACGGTGGCAGCAGTGGTTGAGCCCGGGTGCCGGCCCTTACGCCGAGATCCAGGCTGGCCTGGCGAGAACCCAGTTTGAGCATTTGTCCATGCCGGCGGGTGCGGAATGGTCGTGGGTGGAAGCGTACGGGAACGGGCATCTGGACCCGGAAACGTCCCACGGATCGGATTGGGATGCGGCCGTGGCCCATGCCGGCCAGCGGCTTGAGGAACTCCTTGCGCACGAGGACCTGAAGGCAATGCTGCCCGCCGCCATCACCGACGCTGACGTCCCGCCATCCACCATGGTGCTCCACGGCAGTGGCTGGGGAGTCGTGGAGCGGGCACGGCGCCGCACGACGGACAAGGGCTGGATTGACGAGAGCGGCACCCCGTTCGTAGATGAAAGCATCACGGGGGAGCAGGAACCATGGCTGGAACTGCTGAAAGGAAAAGCGTTCGACGGCGCGCCCGGCTTTGTTGCCGGAGCTGACTGGGAGGAACTGCTGGCGGGACAGGAAAGTCCTGAGGCTCGCTTCCACGTGGCCACCATGAGGCATGCCAGGCAGGATCTGGAGGGAGCCAAGGCGGCCTACCGTGGGGTGCTTGCTGCCGAGGGCGTTCAGCAGCGGACTTTGGCGCTCGCCCATCGCGGATTGGGGTTGGCGTTATTGGCCGACGGCATCGATGGCGAGGGTCTGGATGAACTCAGGAGCGGGGTTCAGGCCGACCCCTCCAACAGGGCATTACTCACCGAGGCTGTGACACTCAGCATCCGCCATGACCACCCGGCCCAGGCGCTGGAACTGCTGGAGTCCGCGCCCAGGCTGGAGTCCGAGCGCAGGCTGGAGTCCGAGCCCAAGCTGGAGTCCGAGCCCAAGGAGGGCGGCGCCGTCGGGCGTTTGAGGTTCCTCAAGGCCCTGGCACTAGCCCGTGTGGGCAAGGCAGGCGATGCTGCAGCCATCCTGCGCGAAGGGGTAGAGATACCGGACCTCCGCGAGGGCGAGGATGCCATAGCGGCGCTGTGGGAAGAAGTCTGTCCCGGTGAGCCAGTGCCCTTCGACTACCAATTTGGAATGCACTAG
- a CDS encoding glycoside hydrolase, whose translation MLSTSNGSWRHRIGAAVAASSLALAGLPLLPSVAAAAEDPVLLTPNPAQAGPSFKGWGTSLVWMANATGQYPEAIRNDLINKVFGDDGLNLNIARYNIGGGNATDIPDYLRPGGAVPGWWNPNAGLSDQNGPITSSYADRDRMLAAWTGDNASDYNLQADTSQRAWIAAIKDKVTTWEAFSNSPPYFMTESGYVSGGFNGNSDQIKPAAIGKFANYLKTAAQQVEQSQGIQFDTINPLNEPNTDYWKTTLGGNGLPNGGGQEGAHASPALQSQVLTAMAAELAEPGTTTQAKVSGPDETSPSRFIEDWNGWTPETKQAVSQLNVHTYSTGDRIRVRDIAKSTGKPLSMSEVEGNWGGDSWNPDSMENGLGMATRITDDLRELDPESWVLWQPVEDLYNMELGEKKNWGSVFIDFDCNADGNSARRLADGAADPSCRTKVNSKYNAIRNFTHYIEPGDRIIPTSDAKTTSAVKNNGTGLVMVHTNDSDQAKTVKLDLSKFAAIAPGATVTPVVTTGSPSTNPTANALVSGNAVAVDAGTRSATLTVPAKSVTTFVINGASDVAADAPAVKDGQSYSFVGVQSGRAVTASDGSPATVLGDNVASPTQVWKATRIADEDGATRDRFVLRLADGRALAADANGTVLRTLTDQEAGADPSAQWLFSTTDGTSFSLLNAARQQVLDVSNQSTASGSWIGLWPSNGGANQAFTLRNASEGVGYTSFRPGEDWRDNNGNLLQAHGGQVVTSKDPQGRTIYYLYGEDRTNGYHSSPGVHAYSSYDLYNWKDEGVALKAMSSADQFTNDPYFQSLYSGYTTEQKNAVYRDLGTVPVDGQTPPILERPKVIYNAATHKWVMWVHADGPSATSTAQYAKANAGVAISDSPFGPFRYIDSYRLHKAAAGDPTNLAPNNPGMARDMNLFVDDDGTGYIIYSSEENKTMFISKLNADYTYLSASPDTAVEGVDFRRAFVNDSRESPAIFKYQGRYFIINSGTTGWAANPAQYGTATNILGEWTEMPNPFTGDVAWNSNNSQPTSVIPVDAANGKFIYMGDRWNGGSDQALATAPMVWLPIQMGEGGKSITILSPSEWRLGDLDANAGWNVTGVPSSLAVGASFNVTSVTVSQNGQSSTQPVTWQITGDTNTVGVITATGTLPGFGNRTFTRTIPVVPDGVRYAVNAGGKQTADWTALMAAPGVAGSVLNSTPDQPYGLDPATGKTWGYESEGSGVEGTADGNIFTTLRYAAGGRDLTYRFSNLAPGTYTVYAGYYDPWAQWDDRGAKVTVNGAVVEADHDYSGDYQSAAYQNVTVGTDGKITFTLSPTRGPDVQLSWLMIASPTPTPTSSPTPTPTSSPTPTPTSSPTPTPTSSPTPTPSPTLNVTATARTKCVGKKVVLDVQAKNNESSSVQVTFTSVFGSALVTVQAGKTGMYSFSTQAASIQGGVVGVEAKGTVNGQSVTTTKQVAYTATSCK comes from the coding sequence ATGTTGTCGACCTCGAATGGATCGTGGCGCCATCGCATAGGAGCGGCGGTTGCCGCATCCTCGCTCGCCCTGGCTGGACTTCCCCTCTTACCTTCCGTGGCTGCCGCCGCGGAGGATCCTGTGCTCCTGACTCCCAACCCTGCCCAGGCCGGGCCGTCCTTCAAAGGATGGGGCACCAGCCTGGTCTGGATGGCAAATGCCACCGGACAGTACCCGGAAGCCATCCGCAATGACCTCATCAACAAGGTCTTCGGTGACGATGGACTCAACCTCAACATCGCGCGCTACAACATCGGAGGTGGCAACGCCACCGATATCCCGGATTACCTCAGGCCGGGCGGCGCCGTTCCGGGTTGGTGGAACCCCAATGCCGGACTCTCTGACCAAAATGGTCCTATTACATCCAGCTACGCAGACCGGGACCGGATGCTGGCAGCGTGGACCGGGGACAACGCCTCCGACTACAACCTCCAGGCGGATACGTCGCAGCGCGCCTGGATTGCTGCGATCAAGGACAAGGTCACTACGTGGGAAGCATTCAGCAACTCGCCGCCCTATTTCATGACTGAAAGCGGCTACGTTAGCGGTGGGTTCAACGGAAACTCGGACCAGATCAAGCCGGCGGCAATCGGTAAGTTCGCCAATTACCTTAAGACCGCGGCCCAGCAGGTGGAGCAGTCCCAAGGCATTCAGTTCGACACCATCAATCCGCTCAATGAGCCCAATACGGACTATTGGAAGACAACTTTAGGCGGTAATGGCCTGCCCAACGGCGGTGGCCAGGAAGGCGCCCACGCCAGCCCGGCCCTGCAGTCCCAGGTGTTGACTGCCATGGCAGCAGAACTCGCCGAGCCGGGAACCACTACCCAAGCCAAGGTCTCCGGGCCGGACGAGACCTCACCGAGCCGGTTCATCGAGGATTGGAACGGCTGGACTCCGGAAACCAAGCAGGCCGTGAGCCAGCTCAACGTCCACACTTACTCCACTGGTGATCGGATCAGGGTCCGCGACATTGCCAAGTCAACTGGCAAGCCGTTGTCCATGAGCGAAGTGGAGGGCAACTGGGGCGGCGACTCATGGAACCCTGACAGCATGGAAAACGGTCTGGGCATGGCCACCCGCATCACCGATGACCTCCGTGAGCTGGACCCCGAATCCTGGGTGCTCTGGCAGCCGGTTGAAGACCTCTACAACATGGAACTCGGTGAGAAGAAGAACTGGGGATCAGTCTTCATCGACTTCGATTGCAACGCCGACGGAAACTCCGCGCGACGTTTGGCCGATGGTGCTGCGGACCCTTCCTGCCGGACCAAAGTGAACTCCAAATACAACGCCATCCGCAACTTCACCCACTACATCGAACCAGGCGACCGCATCATTCCCACCAGCGACGCCAAGACCACCTCTGCGGTGAAGAACAATGGGACCGGGCTGGTCATGGTGCACACCAACGACTCCGACCAAGCCAAGACCGTTAAGCTGGACCTCTCAAAGTTTGCAGCCATCGCACCAGGGGCAACGGTTACTCCCGTAGTCACCACCGGGTCGCCGTCGACGAACCCCACCGCCAACGCGCTGGTGAGCGGGAACGCAGTGGCAGTTGACGCGGGAACGCGCTCGGCGACTCTGACTGTGCCTGCCAAGTCCGTCACGACTTTCGTCATCAACGGGGCATCCGATGTGGCCGCCGATGCACCCGCAGTAAAGGACGGCCAGTCCTACAGCTTCGTCGGAGTCCAGAGCGGCAGGGCAGTCACGGCTTCGGACGGCTCACCGGCTACGGTGCTTGGTGACAACGTGGCTTCACCCACGCAGGTCTGGAAAGCTACCCGCATTGCAGATGAAGACGGCGCAACCCGTGACCGCTTTGTCCTGAGGCTTGCTGACGGCCGTGCATTGGCCGCAGATGCAAACGGAACGGTCCTTCGTACTCTTACTGACCAGGAAGCCGGCGCGGACCCCTCGGCCCAGTGGCTCTTCAGCACCACTGACGGAACGTCCTTCAGCTTGCTGAACGCCGCGCGCCAACAGGTCCTTGATGTCTCAAACCAGTCCACGGCTTCCGGTTCCTGGATTGGTCTCTGGCCCTCCAATGGCGGAGCGAACCAGGCGTTTACCCTGCGCAACGCCAGTGAGGGCGTCGGCTACACGAGCTTCAGGCCTGGAGAGGATTGGCGGGACAACAACGGAAACCTCCTGCAGGCGCACGGTGGACAGGTAGTGACGTCGAAGGACCCGCAAGGACGTACGATCTATTACCTTTACGGGGAGGATCGCACCAATGGGTACCACTCCTCACCTGGTGTGCACGCCTACAGCTCCTACGATCTTTACAACTGGAAGGATGAAGGAGTTGCCCTGAAGGCAATGTCATCCGCGGACCAGTTCACGAATGATCCCTATTTCCAAAGCCTGTACTCCGGCTACACCACCGAGCAGAAGAACGCCGTTTACCGCGACCTTGGCACCGTGCCCGTAGATGGTCAGACTCCGCCCATCCTTGAGCGACCCAAGGTCATCTACAACGCAGCAACCCACAAGTGGGTCATGTGGGTCCACGCCGATGGCCCCTCGGCGACCTCCACAGCCCAGTACGCCAAGGCCAACGCCGGCGTAGCCATCTCCGATTCGCCGTTCGGCCCGTTCCGCTACATCGACAGCTACCGGCTGCATAAGGCAGCTGCCGGCGACCCGACGAATTTGGCGCCGAACAACCCGGGCATGGCCAGGGATATGAACCTCTTCGTGGACGATGACGGTACGGGATACATCATCTATTCCAGCGAAGAGAACAAGACAATGTTTATCTCCAAGCTCAACGCTGACTACACCTACCTGTCGGCCTCACCCGATACGGCAGTGGAGGGCGTCGACTTCCGGCGCGCGTTCGTCAACGACTCCCGCGAGTCGCCCGCCATATTCAAGTATCAGGGACGCTACTTCATCATCAATTCCGGAACCACCGGCTGGGCGGCGAACCCTGCGCAGTATGGCACCGCTACCAACATCCTTGGCGAGTGGACCGAGATGCCCAACCCATTCACCGGCGACGTCGCTTGGAACTCCAACAATTCGCAGCCCACGTCTGTCATTCCGGTGGATGCGGCAAACGGCAAGTTCATCTACATGGGCGACCGTTGGAACGGCGGATCCGACCAGGCATTGGCAACCGCGCCAATGGTCTGGCTGCCAATCCAAATGGGTGAGGGCGGCAAGTCCATTACGATCCTGTCCCCGTCCGAATGGCGGCTTGGGGACCTCGATGCAAACGCTGGCTGGAACGTCACGGGTGTTCCGTCAAGCCTGGCTGTCGGTGCCTCCTTCAACGTCACATCCGTGACGGTTTCACAGAATGGGCAGAGCTCCACCCAGCCCGTGACCTGGCAGATAACCGGCGACACCAACACTGTTGGAGTCATTACCGCGACCGGCACGCTTCCCGGTTTCGGTAACCGCACCTTCACCCGCACCATCCCCGTTGTCCCGGACGGCGTCCGGTATGCCGTCAACGCCGGGGGTAAGCAAACCGCCGACTGGACAGCCTTGATGGCAGCCCCAGGAGTTGCGGGCTCGGTACTCAACAGCACTCCCGACCAGCCATACGGCCTGGACCCGGCAACGGGCAAGACCTGGGGATATGAAAGCGAAGGCAGCGGGGTTGAAGGCACCGCAGACGGGAACATCTTCACCACGCTGCGCTATGCCGCTGGTGGGCGTGACCTGACGTACCGCTTCAGCAACCTCGCTCCCGGCACCTACACCGTATACGCCGGCTACTACGATCCTTGGGCGCAGTGGGATGACCGTGGTGCGAAGGTGACCGTCAACGGGGCTGTCGTTGAAGCTGACCACGACTACAGCGGGGACTATCAGTCCGCGGCGTACCAGAACGTTACCGTGGGCACCGATGGAAAGATCACCTTTACGCTCAGCCCCACCCGGGGACCCGACGTGCAGCTCAGCTGGCTGATGATCGCCAGCCCGACCCCGACGCCGACCAGCTCTCCGACGCCGACGCCGACCAGCTCTCCGACGCCGACGCCGACCAGCTCACCGACCCCGACGCCGACCAGCTCACCGACCCCGACGCCGAGCCCGACCCTCAATGTAACCGCGACGGCACGCACCAAATGCGTAGGCAAGAAGGTTGTACTGGACGTGCAGGCGAAGAACAACGAAAGCTCTTCCGTGCAGGTGACGTTCACGTCCGTGTTCGGCAGCGCCCTTGTCACTGTCCAGGCCGGCAAGACCGGTATGTACTCCTTCTCCACGCAGGCTGCTTCCATCCAAGGGGGAGTGGTTGGCGTCGAGGCCAAAGGCACGGTCAACGGGCAGTCTGTAACCACAACGAAGCAAGTTGCTTATACAGCCACCTCCTGCAAATGA
- a CDS encoding extracellular solute-binding protein, producing the protein MATNSTPSQAGGASSPGRRTFLKTLGVGAVAAAGIPLLSACTGGSGPAPGASSKSLTFGSGSSDEVPRNAYQAVTDAFTRKSGIEVATNVVPHNDFQNKINSYLQGSPDDAFTWFAGYRMQYYAGKGLLAPVDDVWEKIGGNFSDAMKKASTGPDGKMYLVPNYNYPWGFFYRKSLWTERGYAVPSTFDELKTLAAKMKADGIIPIGFADKDGWPAMGTFDYINMRLNGYQFHIDLTAHKESWDQKKVSDVFDTWKALLPFQDPAALGQTWQDAAKALEAKKTGMYLLGSFVTQQFTDPAVLADIDFFPFPEIAMEGTDAVEAPIDGLLLSKKGGGNQAAHDFLAFMGSAEGQDAYAAVDTSNIATAKGADTSKYSELNKKCADTIANAKYISQFLDRDALPAMANNVMIPALQSFIKDGSVDVKNLEAQAKSLYAAQ; encoded by the coding sequence ATGGCAACAAATTCCACCCCGTCGCAGGCGGGCGGCGCATCGTCTCCGGGCAGGCGTACCTTCCTCAAGACGCTTGGAGTCGGGGCGGTTGCAGCCGCAGGAATTCCGCTCTTGTCGGCCTGCACGGGCGGTTCGGGTCCAGCACCCGGCGCCTCATCCAAGAGCCTGACCTTTGGCTCCGGTTCCTCCGATGAAGTTCCGCGCAATGCGTACCAGGCGGTCACGGACGCCTTCACCAGGAAGTCCGGGATCGAGGTGGCCACAAACGTGGTGCCCCACAATGACTTCCAGAACAAGATCAACTCCTACTTGCAGGGCAGCCCGGACGATGCTTTCACGTGGTTCGCCGGCTACCGCATGCAGTACTACGCCGGCAAGGGCCTGCTGGCTCCTGTGGATGACGTCTGGGAGAAGATCGGCGGCAACTTCTCAGACGCGATGAAGAAGGCCTCCACCGGCCCGGACGGCAAGATGTATCTGGTCCCCAACTACAACTACCCCTGGGGCTTCTTCTACCGGAAGAGCTTGTGGACGGAAAGGGGCTATGCGGTCCCGTCCACGTTTGACGAGTTGAAGACCCTGGCAGCGAAGATGAAGGCGGATGGGATTATTCCGATTGGCTTCGCCGACAAGGACGGGTGGCCGGCCATGGGCACGTTTGACTACATCAACATGCGCCTGAACGGTTACCAGTTCCACATTGACCTGACGGCCCACAAGGAGAGCTGGGACCAGAAGAAGGTCAGCGACGTCTTCGATACGTGGAAGGCACTCCTGCCCTTCCAGGATCCTGCAGCCCTTGGCCAGACGTGGCAGGATGCGGCCAAGGCACTTGAAGCCAAGAAGACCGGCATGTACCTGCTTGGCTCGTTCGTCACGCAGCAGTTCACGGATCCTGCGGTACTGGCAGACATCGATTTCTTCCCATTCCCGGAGATCGCGATGGAAGGAACGGACGCCGTCGAGGCTCCCATCGACGGTCTGCTGTTGTCCAAGAAGGGTGGCGGGAACCAGGCCGCACACGATTTCCTGGCATTCATGGGCAGTGCCGAGGGCCAGGATGCGTATGCGGCGGTGGACACATCGAACATTGCAACGGCCAAGGGGGCGGATACGTCCAAGTACTCAGAGCTGAACAAGAAGTGTGCCGACACCATCGCCAACGCCAAGTACATCAGCCAGTTCCTGGACCGTGACGCTTTGCCCGCCATGGCGAACAACGTGATGATCCCGGCCCTTCAGTCCTTCATCAAGGACGGAAGTGTCGATGTGAAGAACCTGGAAGCACAGGCCAAGTCCCTCTACGCGGCCCAGTAG